A single Saccharolobus shibatae B12 DNA region contains:
- the cobA gene encoding uroporphyrinogen-III C-methyltransferase codes for MSGKVYLVGAGPGDPELITVKGLKILQKADVVVYDRLIPKELLNFCKVEAEKIYVGKNIGDYVIQDEINELLVKKAMENKIVVRLKGGDPYVLGRGEEECLFVTSKGIECEVIPGITSAIAVPAYAGIPVTSRIYSASGFTVISGTKAEDKVIDEDYIPRKGTLVILMGLRKIENIVNIIIKLRNEREPVAVIENGTTENQRVFTGELKDLVGIIKNNNVTSPAVIVIGEVVKFREYLWKFK; via the coding sequence ATGAGTGGGAAGGTTTATTTAGTAGGGGCAGGCCCAGGTGACCCAGAATTAATAACTGTCAAAGGCTTAAAGATCTTGCAAAAGGCTGATGTTGTGGTTTACGATAGGCTAATCCCTAAAGAGCTTCTAAATTTTTGTAAAGTCGAGGCTGAAAAAATATACGTTGGGAAAAATATAGGGGATTATGTAATACAAGATGAGATAAATGAGTTATTAGTAAAAAAGGCGATGGAAAATAAAATTGTTGTTCGATTAAAAGGAGGAGATCCATACGTTTTGGGTAGGGGAGAAGAGGAATGCCTATTCGTTACATCCAAAGGTATAGAGTGTGAGGTAATACCTGGGATAACCAGTGCAATTGCCGTACCTGCCTATGCGGGGATTCCAGTTACAAGTAGGATCTACTCAGCCAGTGGATTTACTGTAATATCTGGAACGAAAGCAGAAGATAAAGTAATTGACGAAGATTATATCCCAAGAAAAGGTACACTGGTAATTCTTATGGGTCTTAGGAAAATAGAGAATATAGTCAATATTATAATAAAATTAAGAAATGAAAGAGAACCTGTTGCCGTTATTGAAAACGGGACAACGGAGAACCAGAGGGTTTTTACTGGGGAATTAAAAGACTTAGTTGGCATTATCAAGAATAATAATGTGACGTCTCCAGCGGTTATTGTAATTGGCGAAGTTGTTAAATTTAGGGAATACTTATGGAAATTTAAGTGA
- a CDS encoding YHS domain-containing protein yields MKCTVCGDEIRGKPYSFNYKGNTYYFCSPMCMAEFKKRPEKYVK; encoded by the coding sequence ATGAAATGCACTGTATGTGGGGATGAGATAAGAGGTAAACCTTACTCATTCAATTATAAAGGGAATACGTACTATTTCTGTAGTCCGATGTGTATGGCAGAATTCAAGAAGAGACCAGAAAAATATGTTAAATAA
- the cutB gene encoding glyceraldehyde dehydrogenase subunit beta, producing the protein MYPPKFSYVIPDNVKEALEFLESHDDAKPLAGGHSLIPMLKLRIFRPSYLVEIRKLPELKYIKMEGNVVKIGPVVTHYDIMKANIPLLSETASKIADPQVRNMGTIGGSISHLDPSADYPAALIAMDAKIRIKSTKGERVESFSSFAKDMFTPDLNPGELVAEIEVPLLKDYKFSYQKLERRAGDFAIVGVAVALKVNGDVIQDARIGLTAVNKTAVRASEAEKILLSGKISEKLIEEAATKAMDYANPTSDIRGSAEYKKKMVKVMTKRAILAALNR; encoded by the coding sequence GTGTATCCGCCAAAGTTTAGTTACGTAATTCCAGATAATGTGAAAGAGGCTTTAGAGTTCCTAGAGTCACATGATGATGCTAAACCACTAGCCGGAGGCCATAGTTTAATACCAATGCTAAAGTTAAGGATATTTAGACCATCGTATTTAGTCGAAATAAGAAAATTACCAGAACTAAAATACATTAAGATGGAAGGAAACGTAGTGAAAATAGGACCTGTAGTTACTCATTACGATATTATGAAGGCTAATATTCCGTTATTAAGTGAAACTGCGTCAAAGATAGCTGATCCGCAAGTTAGAAACATGGGAACTATAGGCGGTAGCATATCACATTTAGATCCTTCTGCAGATTATCCAGCCGCATTGATTGCCATGGATGCAAAGATAAGGATTAAGAGCACAAAAGGAGAAAGAGTAGAAAGCTTTTCTTCATTTGCCAAGGATATGTTTACACCAGATTTGAATCCAGGTGAATTAGTTGCAGAAATAGAAGTTCCCCTACTCAAGGATTATAAGTTCTCTTATCAGAAACTAGAGAGAAGAGCAGGCGATTTTGCAATTGTAGGAGTTGCTGTTGCACTAAAGGTAAATGGTGACGTAATTCAAGATGCGAGGATAGGATTAACTGCTGTAAACAAAACTGCAGTAAGAGCTAGTGAGGCTGAGAAAATATTATTATCTGGAAAGATATCGGAAAAATTAATAGAGGAAGCTGCAACAAAAGCCATGGATTACGCTAATCCGACTTCCGATATAAGGGGATCAGCAGAATATAAAAAGAAAATGGTAAAAGTTATGACTAAGAGAGCAATTTTAGCCGCACTTAATAGGTGA
- the cutC gene encoding glyceraldehyde dehydrogenase subunit gamma, which yields MKVFEKDQKVKVHLKVNGQNYEVETEPRRLLVHVLRELGFTGVHIGCDTSNCGACTVIMDGKSVKSCTVLAVEADGSEILTIEGLAKDGKLHPIQEAFWEKHGLQCGYCTPGMIMEAYWLLKENPNPTEEEIREGISGNLCRCTGYQNIVEAVKLASQKLRMEIPKAH from the coding sequence ATGAAAGTATTTGAGAAGGATCAAAAAGTAAAAGTTCACCTAAAGGTAAATGGACAAAATTATGAAGTTGAAACAGAGCCTAGAAGACTATTAGTTCACGTACTTAGAGAACTAGGATTTACTGGTGTTCATATTGGTTGTGATACAAGCAATTGTGGAGCATGTACTGTAATTATGGATGGAAAGAGCGTTAAATCATGTACAGTATTAGCTGTAGAGGCAGATGGGTCAGAGATTTTAACAATTGAGGGATTAGCAAAAGATGGTAAACTACACCCAATCCAAGAAGCGTTTTGGGAGAAACATGGCTTACAATGCGGGTATTGTACCCCTGGCATGATAATGGAAGCCTATTGGCTACTTAAGGAAAATCCTAATCCAACAGAGGAAGAGATTAGAGAAGGAATCTCTGGTAATTTGTGTAGATGTACCGGATATCAAAATATTGTGGAAGCAGTGAAATTGGCATCACAAAAATTAAGGATGGAAATTCCCAAGGCGCATTAA
- a CDS encoding nucleotidyltransferase family protein, translating into MNIGVIILAAGEGKRFGGDKLFAKIDNIPIIMRTIGIYEDLEKVIIVGKYVNELLPLLMDQIVIYNPFWKEGISTSIKLGLRFFKDYDAVLVALGDMPFVTKDDVNKIISAFKPSCKAVIPTHKGEKGNPVLISKSLFDEIEKLRGDVGAKVILNKMRMEELCFVECSEGVLIDIDKKEDLMRLGNFHP; encoded by the coding sequence ATGAATATAGGAGTCATTATTTTGGCAGCAGGGGAGGGAAAGAGATTCGGAGGAGATAAGTTATTTGCAAAAATAGATAATATCCCTATAATTATGCGAACTATTGGAATTTATGAAGATTTAGAGAAAGTCATTATTGTAGGCAAATATGTTAATGAATTACTTCCCTTACTCATGGATCAAATAGTAATATATAATCCGTTCTGGAAGGAAGGGATAAGTACGTCAATAAAGCTTGGGTTGAGATTCTTCAAGGATTACGACGCTGTATTGGTAGCATTAGGGGATATGCCGTTTGTGACTAAAGATGATGTTAACAAGATAATTAGCGCATTTAAGCCAAGTTGTAAAGCTGTAATTCCAACCCATAAAGGAGAAAAGGGAAACCCGGTATTAATTTCCAAAAGTTTATTCGATGAGATTGAAAAATTAAGAGGAGATGTAGGGGCAAAAGTTATACTAAATAAAATGAGAATGGAAGAATTATGTTTTGTAGAATGTAGCGAAGGTGTTTTAATAGATATAGACAAAAAAGAGGACTTAATGCGCCTTGGGAATTTCCATCCTTAA
- a CDS encoding CoxG family protein, with amino-acid sequence MKYEGSISLNATKDQILKLLDNPDQVAQCFPGIKSFTKEGEEYKVVGVTGIGFIKGEYKANVRFEKIDENKRKIIAKGTGMNSNVDIDAIAEALDGKINYSADVKVAGVLASVGARLMGSAVEKIINDLFNCIKERVIK; translated from the coding sequence ATGAAATATGAGGGTTCAATCAGCTTAAACGCGACTAAGGATCAAATACTCAAACTACTGGATAATCCAGATCAGGTAGCACAGTGTTTTCCAGGGATAAAGAGTTTTACCAAGGAGGGTGAAGAGTACAAGGTAGTGGGAGTAACCGGGATCGGGTTCATAAAAGGAGAATATAAGGCGAATGTGAGATTTGAGAAGATAGATGAAAATAAGAGAAAAATTATTGCTAAAGGTACTGGAATGAATAGTAACGTGGATATAGATGCAATAGCCGAGGCTCTAGATGGTAAGATAAACTATTCAGCAGATGTGAAAGTGGCAGGAGTTTTAGCGTCTGTAGGCGCAAGATTAATGGGTAGTGCAGTAGAGAAGATCATCAATGACTTGTTCAATTGTATAAAGGAGAGGGTGATAAAATGA
- a CDS encoding SRPBCC domain-containing protein, with product MTKTEGEIVIKDPNKAKQFFSDYKNLLTCIPGVKEINGNSFKAYVKFSFLTIEINGTVKKHEINGDNIDTLIIIEGPGIIANINTLLTILGNKIKWSSDYEVGGPLANSLKKHIGSQAEEISKQIIECSVGKINQ from the coding sequence ATGACAAAAACTGAAGGAGAAATTGTTATAAAGGATCCAAATAAGGCCAAACAGTTTTTTTCAGATTATAAGAACCTATTGACTTGTATTCCTGGGGTAAAAGAAATAAATGGGAATAGCTTCAAGGCTTATGTTAAATTCTCATTTTTAACTATTGAAATTAATGGGACAGTAAAAAAACACGAAATTAATGGGGATAACATAGATACGTTAATTATCATTGAGGGACCCGGTATAATAGCAAACATAAACACATTACTTACAATTCTTGGAAATAAAATCAAATGGAGTAGTGATTATGAAGTGGGCGGACCATTAGCAAATAGTTTAAAGAAGCATATAGGTTCACAAGCAGAGGAAATATCAAAGCAGATTATAGAGTGTAGTGTAGGGAAAATTAACCAATAG
- a CDS encoding GTPBP1 family GTP-binding protein, translated as MKLPRENEEGKVEYKLILSGVTPERLQELASQMKYRLEEGDGEAFYVIGVSNEGEIIGLSKSELEESIATLDMIAKLVNAKIVYRRDVEVRKDKYVAELLVRRYKENLPVEVNVAVMGHVNAGKSTVTGALVLGRLDDGNGGLRTAIARHLHEVLSGRTSSITLRVIGFDDSGKIVNWQLKDPLDEAETTIKSTKIVRLIDLGGHERYLRTTLKGLLGYEVNYVMLVVGADDGLSIMGKEHLALASILKFPIFVVITKVDKYPEDRVKGIVNDIKNVLKIPGINRLALEVEDEDDVVNSILAIKTKRVVPIFRISNVSGKGLDLLIKFLNLLPPETKNLDEKETPLVYIDEVYNVTGVGTVVLGSVVRGKLKSNESVLIGPNKLGEFKEVKIKSIQVNKVFVDSVLAGNIATFAIQGIEKESLRKGMVMVKGIPKVVRRFKARVFILHHPTTIREGYVATLHSYTIRQAVKFERIQSGFLRTGDTSEIVLHFLYRPEYLERGQIFVFREGRTRGVGIVLEPIG; from the coding sequence ATGAAATTACCCCGAGAAAATGAAGAAGGAAAAGTAGAATATAAGCTTATTCTTTCTGGCGTGACGCCAGAGCGTCTTCAAGAATTAGCTTCTCAAATGAAGTACAGATTAGAGGAAGGTGATGGGGAAGCATTTTACGTTATAGGTGTAAGTAATGAGGGGGAAATAATAGGGTTATCCAAGAGTGAATTAGAGGAAAGTATAGCTACTCTAGATATGATTGCTAAGCTAGTAAACGCTAAAATTGTGTATAGAAGAGACGTTGAAGTAAGAAAGGATAAATACGTGGCTGAACTTCTAGTTAGGAGATATAAGGAGAATTTACCAGTGGAGGTCAACGTTGCAGTAATGGGTCATGTAAATGCAGGGAAAAGTACTGTAACTGGTGCGTTAGTTCTAGGAAGATTGGATGATGGAAATGGAGGTTTACGAACAGCAATTGCAAGGCATCTCCATGAAGTTCTATCTGGTAGAACATCTTCCATTACATTGAGAGTGATCGGATTTGACGATAGCGGTAAGATAGTGAATTGGCAATTAAAGGATCCACTTGACGAGGCGGAAACAACGATTAAGAGTACTAAGATAGTTAGACTTATTGATCTTGGAGGGCATGAGAGATACCTTAGAACCACTCTAAAAGGATTATTAGGTTATGAGGTAAATTACGTTATGCTAGTAGTTGGAGCTGATGATGGGTTAAGTATAATGGGCAAAGAACACTTAGCCTTAGCTTCAATATTAAAATTTCCTATATTTGTAGTTATTACTAAGGTGGATAAATACCCAGAAGATAGGGTAAAAGGTATAGTTAATGATATTAAAAACGTTTTAAAAATTCCCGGAATTAATAGATTGGCTCTAGAAGTTGAGGATGAGGACGATGTTGTAAATTCAATTTTGGCTATAAAGACTAAGCGTGTGGTTCCTATTTTTAGAATATCGAATGTAAGTGGAAAAGGTTTAGATTTACTTATAAAATTCCTAAACCTATTACCTCCGGAGACTAAGAATTTAGATGAGAAAGAGACACCACTAGTGTATATTGATGAAGTATATAACGTAACTGGAGTAGGTACTGTTGTACTTGGTTCCGTTGTGAGAGGTAAGCTTAAGAGTAATGAGTCTGTATTAATTGGGCCCAATAAGTTAGGAGAATTTAAGGAGGTTAAGATAAAGAGTATACAAGTAAATAAGGTATTTGTGGATTCCGTTTTGGCTGGGAATATAGCAACATTTGCTATTCAAGGTATTGAAAAGGAGAGTCTTAGAAAAGGAATGGTAATGGTGAAGGGAATACCTAAGGTAGTTAGAAGATTTAAGGCGAGAGTGTTCATACTTCACCATCCAACTACCATTAGAGAAGGTTATGTTGCTACCCTTCACTCCTATACAATAAGGCAAGCGGTAAAGTTTGAGAGAATTCAGAGTGGGTTTCTAAGAACTGGCGATACGAGTGAAATAGTATTGCATTTTCTGTATAGGCCAGAATACTTAGAGAGGGGACAAATTTTCGTATTCAGAGAAGGTAGAACTAGAGGTGTAGGTATTGTATTGGAACCTATTGGTTAA
- a CDS encoding ZPR1 zinc finger domain-containing protein: MSEEPKVIFEETLVCPVCKSKTFKAIDYLYDTPHAGKLILSNWYCENCGYRFRDVKPYEAREPRVIEMRIENEDDLRTIIYRSAFAKVTIPELGIEIEPAGMSQGYVSTIEGVLEIILDKVGDFCDKECENRIRLAMEGKIKFTLVLEDEFGLSFIKSEKATVKPLILTNSD, from the coding sequence ATGTCTGAGGAACCTAAGGTAATATTTGAAGAGACACTTGTATGCCCAGTTTGCAAATCAAAGACCTTTAAGGCAATAGACTACCTATATGATACTCCACATGCTGGAAAGTTAATTTTATCAAATTGGTACTGTGAAAATTGTGGGTATAGATTTAGAGATGTTAAACCATATGAAGCTAGAGAACCCCGGGTAATTGAGATGAGGATAGAAAACGAGGACGATCTGAGAACAATAATATATAGATCTGCTTTTGCTAAAGTAACAATACCGGAATTAGGAATAGAAATAGAACCAGCTGGTATGTCTCAAGGTTATGTCTCTACAATTGAGGGAGTTCTAGAGATAATACTAGATAAAGTAGGAGACTTCTGTGATAAGGAATGTGAAAATAGAATAAGATTAGCAATGGAAGGTAAAATTAAATTTACATTAGTACTTGAGGATGAATTCGGATTAAGCTTCATAAAATCAGAAAAGGCAACAGTAAAACCACTTATTTTAACTAATTCTGATTAA
- the hsp20 gene encoding archaeal heat shock protein Hsp20, with amino-acid sequence MPKKEEKDIFDLMDEWIREMEEEFERIEREFMRGFRGKGEEVKQFGPYVYGFRITVGPDGVPKIEEFGNVRKIRGKPMISEEREPLADVIEKGDEIKVVAEVPGVNKDDIKVKVTNGGKKLVITAKSEDRQYYKEIDLPAEVDEKSAKANFKNGVLEITLKKKSPSSDSGVEIKVE; translated from the coding sequence ATGCCTAAGAAGGAAGAAAAGGATATTTTTGATTTAATGGACGAATGGATAAGGGAGATGGAAGAAGAGTTCGAGAGAATTGAGAGGGAATTTATGAGAGGTTTCAGAGGCAAAGGAGAGGAAGTTAAGCAATTTGGGCCATACGTTTACGGATTTAGAATAACCGTAGGGCCAGACGGCGTGCCGAAAATAGAGGAATTCGGTAACGTTAGGAAAATCAGAGGTAAGCCAATGATATCTGAAGAACGTGAACCATTAGCTGACGTTATTGAGAAAGGTGATGAAATTAAGGTAGTAGCTGAAGTGCCTGGCGTTAACAAAGATGATATTAAAGTCAAGGTGACAAATGGTGGAAAGAAATTAGTGATTACAGCCAAATCAGAGGATAGACAATACTATAAGGAGATTGATTTACCAGCAGAAGTAGACGAGAAGTCGGCTAAGGCTAATTTTAAGAATGGAGTCTTAGAGATAACTTTAAAGAAGAAAAGCCCTTCGTCAGATTCTGGTGTTGAAATAAAAGTTGAGTAA
- the mce gene encoding methylmalonyl-CoA epimerase — MLVENLDHIGIVVEDIDQAIKFYQNTFGMKLIHQEIIQERGIKVAFLVGEEENETSIELLEPIDHNDMNNTVAKFLKNRGQGLHHLAVKVSDINKALEELTAKGLQLVDSAPRKGARGHLVAFVHPKSVMGVLLELVQPKEL, encoded by the coding sequence GTGCTGGTTGAAAATCTAGACCATATTGGAATAGTAGTTGAAGATATAGACCAAGCAATTAAGTTCTATCAAAATACTTTTGGAATGAAATTGATACATCAAGAAATCATTCAAGAGAGAGGGATAAAAGTGGCGTTTTTAGTTGGGGAAGAAGAAAATGAAACTTCAATAGAGTTATTGGAACCAATCGATCATAACGACATGAATAACACTGTGGCTAAGTTTCTGAAAAATAGGGGCCAAGGTTTACATCATTTAGCTGTAAAAGTTAGTGATATTAATAAGGCATTAGAGGAATTGACAGCTAAAGGACTTCAATTAGTAGATTCCGCCCCGAGAAAGGGGGCAAGAGGACACCTAGTAGCTTTTGTACATCCAAAGAGCGTTATGGGAGTACTACTTGAATTGGTACAACCAAAGGAATTATAA
- a CDS encoding methylmalonyl-CoA mutase family protein, with the protein MDLEDRIKEWEEKVYLSWVKKRGERKKEFKTFSGIHIKPVYTPLDVKGNYMEKLGLPGEYPFTRGIYPNMYRGRIWTIRQYAGFGSAEETNSRFRKLLEAGQTGLSMAFDLPTQLGLDPDHELAYTEVGVVGVSMFHWKEMDMVMSGIPLDKVSTSMTINATAMELLSMLITTAESRNIDKNVLDGTVQNDILKEYIARKNFIYTPSPSMRYAIDIIEYSAKYLPKWHPISISGYHIREAGADAVLELAFTLADGMEYVRKTMERGISVDEFAPHLSFFFAAYSDIFEEVAKFRAARRMWAKIMKEMFNAKKLESMMLRFHTQTGGAELTAQQPEINIIRTTLQALAAVLGGTQSLHVNSYDEALALPTEKAAKIAIRVQQIIANESGAADVADPLGGSYYIEWLTDEIEERAWKIIDQVEKMGGMIKAIENGYPQAQIAESAYRIQKRIEEGDLGKVGVNMYYEPEWIGTTEIFRVNPEVRERVISRLKKYKQERDSMKVRDSLNNLRKVAEKENENLFPYMIDAIRAGATVGETSGVLRDIWGEYKEPSIF; encoded by the coding sequence ATGGATCTTGAAGATAGAATTAAGGAATGGGAAGAAAAGGTCTATTTAAGTTGGGTGAAGAAGAGGGGAGAGAGGAAAAAGGAATTCAAAACGTTTTCCGGAATACATATTAAACCAGTTTATACTCCATTGGATGTCAAAGGCAATTACATGGAAAAGTTGGGATTACCGGGTGAGTATCCATTCACAAGGGGAATTTATCCTAACATGTACAGAGGAAGGATTTGGACAATTAGACAATATGCAGGCTTTGGATCTGCAGAGGAAACGAATTCGAGGTTTAGGAAATTATTGGAAGCAGGACAAACCGGTTTAAGTATGGCCTTTGATTTACCTACCCAATTGGGATTAGACCCAGATCATGAATTAGCTTACACAGAGGTTGGAGTTGTTGGGGTCTCCATGTTCCATTGGAAGGAAATGGATATGGTAATGTCCGGAATACCCCTCGACAAGGTTTCTACTTCAATGACTATAAACGCCACCGCCATGGAATTACTCTCAATGCTGATTACTACTGCCGAAAGTAGAAATATTGACAAGAATGTTTTAGATGGTACAGTTCAAAATGATATTTTAAAAGAGTATATAGCTAGAAAGAACTTCATATACACACCTTCGCCCTCAATGAGATACGCTATCGACATTATCGAATACTCCGCTAAATACTTACCAAAATGGCATCCAATAAGCATAAGTGGATATCACATAAGAGAAGCTGGGGCGGATGCGGTATTGGAATTAGCGTTTACATTGGCGGATGGTATGGAGTATGTCAGAAAAACGATGGAGAGAGGGATTAGCGTGGACGAATTTGCACCACATTTATCCTTCTTCTTCGCAGCTTACTCAGATATATTCGAGGAAGTTGCTAAATTTAGAGCTGCCCGAAGAATGTGGGCGAAAATAATGAAAGAAATGTTTAACGCTAAGAAACTTGAGTCAATGATGTTAAGGTTCCATACACAAACTGGAGGGGCTGAATTAACTGCACAACAGCCGGAAATAAACATTATAAGGACTACATTACAAGCATTAGCCGCTGTATTGGGTGGAACCCAAAGCTTGCACGTTAATTCATATGATGAAGCATTAGCGTTACCCACTGAGAAAGCCGCTAAGATTGCAATAAGAGTTCAGCAGATAATAGCGAATGAGAGTGGAGCTGCCGATGTAGCGGATCCATTGGGAGGCTCATATTACATAGAGTGGCTGACCGATGAAATAGAGGAGAGAGCGTGGAAGATTATAGACCAAGTAGAAAAAATGGGTGGTATGATAAAAGCCATAGAAAATGGGTATCCGCAAGCGCAGATAGCTGAAAGCGCGTATAGAATACAGAAGAGAATAGAAGAGGGTGACCTCGGAAAAGTTGGTGTTAATATGTATTATGAACCAGAGTGGATTGGAACAACTGAAATATTTAGAGTAAATCCAGAGGTTAGGGAGAGGGTTATTTCAAGGTTAAAGAAGTATAAACAAGAAAGAGACAGCATGAAAGTTAGGGATAGTCTCAATAATCTACGGAAAGTTGCTGAAAAAGAGAATGAGAATTTGTTCCCATACATGATTGATGCCATAAGGGCAGGGGCAACAGTAGGGGAGACCAGTGGTGTTTTACGAGATATTTGGGGAGAATATAAAGAACCTTCTATTTTCTGA
- a CDS encoding phosphoribosyltransferase: protein MVEYHIPSWDEIEDAVFSIGEALVKNNYIPDVLVAVLTGGIVPAKLLSDLLDLKVIRYIDIKFYRSVGKTESKPVIRSVYTDSLEGKKVLVVDDVADTGETLEAVSNVITMFNPAKVMTATLYLKPWSKRVPDFYYKQIDKWIIFPWDKWDVVRENNDVPVNKKERFFDLYNQLLKIRK from the coding sequence ATGGTTGAATATCATATTCCATCATGGGACGAAATAGAAGACGCGGTTTTTTCGATAGGTGAAGCATTAGTTAAAAATAATTATATTCCAGATGTTCTGGTCGCGGTATTGACGGGTGGAATTGTACCAGCTAAACTTCTTTCTGACTTATTAGATTTGAAAGTAATAAGGTATATAGATATAAAATTTTATCGTAGCGTTGGAAAAACTGAAAGTAAGCCAGTCATCAGATCTGTATACACTGATTCTTTAGAGGGGAAGAAAGTCCTAGTAGTTGATGATGTTGCTGATACCGGCGAAACCTTGGAGGCGGTTAGTAATGTTATAACCATGTTTAATCCAGCTAAAGTAATGACTGCAACTTTATACTTAAAACCTTGGTCCAAGAGGGTTCCGGATTTCTATTACAAACAAATTGATAAGTGGATAATTTTCCCATGGGATAAATGGGATGTTGTTAGGGAAAATAATGATGTTCCCGTTAACAAAAAGGAGAGATTCTTCGACTTGTATAATCAATTATTAAAGATCAGAAAATAG
- a CDS encoding alkaline phosphatase family protein — protein sequence MGNINLNLKINTYNLIANMDLILPDYYGENIYTLSCFIAEYLGVQRQCLNKMNLNVNSKLVLALFDGLGWNIFNQTGVNLQATKITSVFPSTTSTVLTTLFTASTPGEHGVLGYNTFSKRLGGIVNTLRYTYPTVSDRDSIRDSVPFSSSFPYVKGYLKEVQGKKTISIVPKGIENTEFSNATHGASGESKTYVNFWDAFYQLSQILQQDAYDFIYFYVPDVDTLSHKYGPYTDPTIKSARDILISISEISQKHKKYSFIITADHGHVPVSETILFNNDQDLLNMLDVPPYGDSRAIFLRTRYDVSTYLSRKYESLKIFGKTDFEKLLGKINDVSVLPDYIAVPTDYRAFIFIFKEKDEYDKLKGHHGGLLQEEFEIPLVVLNG from the coding sequence ATGGGTAACATTAACTTAAACTTAAAAATAAATACTTATAACCTTATTGCAAATATGGATCTGATATTACCAGACTATTATGGAGAGAATATTTACACGTTATCTTGTTTTATAGCTGAATACCTTGGAGTTCAGAGGCAATGTTTGAATAAGATGAATTTAAACGTTAATAGTAAATTGGTTTTAGCATTATTTGATGGTCTAGGTTGGAATATATTTAATCAAACTGGGGTAAATTTACAAGCAACAAAGATAACAAGTGTTTTTCCATCCACAACATCTACTGTATTGACAACATTATTCACCGCATCAACGCCTGGTGAGCATGGCGTTTTAGGTTATAATACCTTCTCAAAGAGGTTAGGAGGAATCGTAAATACTCTACGTTATACTTATCCTACGGTAAGTGATAGAGATTCCATAAGAGATTCCGTACCTTTTTCTTCATCGTTTCCTTATGTTAAAGGCTATTTGAAAGAAGTTCAAGGTAAGAAGACTATATCCATAGTGCCTAAGGGAATTGAAAATACCGAGTTTAGCAATGCTACACATGGAGCTTCTGGTGAGTCGAAAACTTATGTTAACTTTTGGGATGCATTTTATCAGCTCTCACAGATTTTACAACAAGACGCATATGACTTTATCTACTTCTACGTTCCGGATGTGGATACTTTATCTCATAAATATGGGCCGTATACAGATCCTACCATTAAATCCGCAAGAGATATTCTGATCAGCATCTCAGAGATTTCACAAAAACATAAGAAATATAGTTTTATAATAACAGCAGATCATGGTCACGTTCCAGTTTCTGAAACTATACTCTTCAACAATGACCAAGACCTACTTAATATGCTTGATGTTCCTCCATACGGAGACTCCAGGGCAATATTTTTAAGAACCAGATATGACGTTTCAACCTATCTCAGCAGAAAGTATGAAAGTCTTAAAATATTTGGAAAAACCGATTTCGAAAAACTATTAGGAAAAATTAATGATGTTTCCGTCTTACCTGACTACATTGCAGTTCCTACCGATTACCGAGCATTCATATTTATTTTTAAGGAAAAAGACGAGTATGATAAACTTAAAGGGCATCATGGAGGACTATTGCAAGAGGAATTTGAGATACCTTTGGTGGTCTTGAATGGTTGA